The following are from one region of the Corylus avellana chromosome ca1, CavTom2PMs-1.0 genome:
- the LOC132167355 gene encoding LOW QUALITY PROTEIN: transcription factor HHO6-like (The sequence of the model RefSeq protein was modified relative to this genomic sequence to represent the inferred CDS: deleted 1 base in 1 codon), protein MGSVPPELSLDFRPTFVPKTICDFRREVSMIGNVSERAARLEEFVKRLEEEMRKIDAFKRELPLCMNLLIDAIRHLKDEESIQCTSKNDVQPVLEEFIPLKKDCDRNEENKKEKDHRDKKNWMSSVQLWNTDDYPFTDGTKQNPKLDTKKNEEKNGLGSEDPFSSCRNRSEGRGFMPFKSCSAFPVASKEEKEELSVDGLSLLTPGIKNLREESGANGSRIGSSRVVSSSAPNANIRNGAQQSQQQQQQQQSSRKQRRCWSPELHRRFVSALQQLGGSQAATPKQIRELMQVDGLTNDEVKSHLQKYRLHTRRLPATGGASPANQSVVVLGGLWMSQDQYGDSSKACNSQSGSPQGPLQLAGNTGGTSTTGGDSMEDDEDAKSEGYSWKSHIQKPGKLMYRVHPP, encoded by the exons ATGGGTTCGGTTCCACCGGAGTTGAGCTTGGATTTTAGGCCGACGTTTGTGCCCAAAACGATCTGTGATTTTCGAAGGGAGGTTTCCATGATCGGGAACGTGTCGGAGAGGGCGGCGAGGCTGGAGGAGTTCGTGAAGAGATTGGAGGAGGAAATGAGGAAGATCGACGCGTTTAAGCGCGAGCTTCCTCTCTGCATGAATTTATTGATTGATG CGATTCGCCATTTGAAGGATGAGGAGTCAATTCAATGCACTTCAAAAAATGACGTTCAACCAGTGTTGGAGGAGTTCATACCACTGAAGAAAGATTGTGAtcgaaatgaagaaaataagaaagaaaaagaccaCAGGGATAAGAAGAATTGGATGAGCTCTGTGCAGCTCTGGAACACTGATGATTACCCCTTTACTGATGGCACCAAACAAAATCCCAAATTAGACACTAag AAAAATGAGGAAAAGAATGGCTTAGGAAGCGAGGATCCATTTTCCTCTTGTAGGAACAGAAGTGAAGGCAGGGGATTTATGCCATTCAAGTCGTGTTCGGCTTTTCCCGTGGCGAGTAAGGAAGAGAAGGAGGAACTGTCGGTTGATGGGCTTTCTCTTCTCACGCCGGGGATTAAGAATCTGAGGGAGGAATCGGGTGCTAATGGTTCGAGAATCGGCAGTAGCAGAGTGGTTTCCTCCTCTGCTCCAAATGCAAATATACGGAACGGAGCACAGCAAtcgcagcagcagcagcagcagcagcagtcCTCTAGGAAGCAGAGGAGGTGCTGGTCACCGGAGTTGCATAGGCGGTTCGTCAGTGCTTTGCAGCAGCTTGGAGGCTCACAAG CAGCCACGCCAAAGCAAATTAGAGAACTGATGCAGGTTGACGGGTTGACCAATGATGAAGTTAAGAGTCATTTACAA AAATACAGACTTCATACTCGAAGGCTTCCAGCTACTGGGGGAGCTTCCCCTGCAAATCAATCTGTTGTTGTTTTAGGAGGTTTATGGATGTCCCAAGATCAGTATGGTGACTCCTCTAAGGCATGTAATTCCCAGTCTGGTTCTCCCCAAGGTCCCCTCCAGTTAGCTGGAAACACTGGGGGGACTTCAACCACAGGGGGTGACAGCAtggaagatgatgaagatgcaaAATCTGAGGGCTATAGCTGG AAAAGTCACATTCAGAAACCTGGAAAACTGATGTATAGAGTTCATCCACCATGA
- the LOC132168822 gene encoding la-related protein 6C-like: MAQAQPEEKMQENDHMKQTNSPSFRFNAQAPEFVPRSLTQMPAVPDYAYPACFHFLGGSGGSDWIYVGDQEPAYLISNPNPPLPDRSKSTFSDDLQQKIIKQVEYQFSDMSLLANDSFMKHVNKDPEGYVPIPVIASTKKIKSLVNINNTIITQALRSSSRLVVSSDGKKVRRKHPFTEKEKEDLQSRTVVAENLPEDHSHQNLEKIFGVVGSVKAVRICYPQESHSSRSKGDCLVSNKLHALVEYETADKAEKAVEKLNDERNWRIGLRVRSMIRRSPRCVLKNRKSELDGILEDSEAPPHESIEDSCQPNNTESVVEGNAEENSLGSKKGWGRVRGKWRGRGLSHCGRGLLLPSSPLLQIGILCEASANHPSKSPRMPDGTRGFTMGRGKPLTNIPPHQPAASP; the protein is encoded by the exons atggcaCAAGCACAACCTGAGgagaaaatgcaagaaaatgATCAcatgaaacaaacaaacagtcCCTCTTTCAGATTCAATGCCCAGGCACCTGAATTTGTCCCAAGATCACTTACTCAGATGCCTGCGGTCCCAGATTATGCCTATCCTGCATGCTTCCACTTTCTTGGTGGCTCTGGTGGCTCTGATTGGATCTATGTTGGGGACCAAGAGCCTGCATATTTGATCTCCAACCCCAATCCCCCGCTGCCAGATCGCTCCAAAAGCACCTTCTCCGATGATCTTCAGCAAAAGATCATCAAACAG GTGGAATATCAATTCAGCGACATGAGTCTGCTTGCAAATGATTCTTTTATGAAACACGTAAATAAAGATCCTGAAGGTTATG TTCCAATACCTGTCATTGCTTCCACAAAAAAGATTAAGTCCCTTGTTAATATCAATAACACTATAATAACCCAAGCACTGCGGTCCTCTTCAAGGCTT GTTGTAAGTTCTGATGGCAAGAAGGTTAGACGTAAACACCCTTTCactgagaaagaaaaagaggattTGCAG TCTCGTACAGTTGTTGCAGAGAATTTGCCTGAAGATCACTCTCATCAAAACCTTGAGAAAATATTTGGTGTGGTCGGAAG CGTGAAAGCAGTTCGGATATGTTATCCCCAAGAATCCCACTCGTCTCGATCCAAAGGCGATTGTTTAGTTAGCAACAAG CTGCATGCACTTGTGGAATATGAGACTGCGGATAAAGCTGAGAAAGCG GTTGAGAAATTGAATGATGAAAGGAACTGGAGAATAGGGCTTCGTGTAAGGTCGATGATTAGACGCTCG CCAAGATGTGTTCTAAAGAACAGGAAGTCAGAATTGGATGGCATTTTAGAGGACTCTGAGGCACCACCTCATGAATCCATTGAAGATTCCTGTCAGCCAAACAACACAGAATCAGTTGTCGAGGGCAAT GCTGAGGAAAATTCATTGGGATCAAAGAAAGGATGGGGTCGAGTTCGAGGAAAATGGAGAGGGCGTGGTCTAAGCCACTGTGGGCGTGGGCTGCTGCTGCCCTCTTCTCCATTATTGCAAATCGGCATTCTGTGTGAAGCTTCTGCCAACCACCCTTCCAAGAGCCCAAGAATGCCAGATGGGACAAGGGGTTTCACCATGGGAAGAGGAAAGCCATTGACTAATATTCCACCTCATCAACCTGCTGCTTCACCTTAA